A genomic segment from Bryobacteraceae bacterium encodes:
- a CDS encoding arylsulfatase, which yields MTVSRRALLSGALPLVLGAQQRRPNIVVILADDQGWGDLSIQGNTNLSTPNIDSLGRDGAMFDRFFVCPVCAPTRAEFLTGRYHARGGVRGVSTGQERLNIDEVTIGDTFRAAGYSTGAFGKWHNGSQHPYHPNARGFDEYYGFTEGHWGQYVNAEMDHNGNLVRGRGFIIDDLTDHALRFVDENRNRPFFCYLPLNTPHSPMQVPDRFFSKFADAKIGMRNRDPEKEDLPMTRAALALCENIDWNVGRVLKQIADLDLARDTVVLYFSDNGPNSWRWNGGMKGRKGSVDEGGVRVPMLMRWPGHIRPGARIPQISAAIDLLPTLTDLAGVPMISRKPLDGKSVRPLLEGKSANWPDRMIFSLQQKRTSVRTQRFRLDSAGALFDMEKDPGQTRDASAQFPEDAARLRTALDKWTREVLPLVGEDTRPFPVGYSRVTYLPARDGVPAGGIERSARPPNCSYFTKWTKTTDAMTWDIDVASAGEFDAEIYYTCRAADVGSTVELSFLGERARVKIDREHDPPAEGSEYERVPRGESYVKDFRPFRVGTMRLPKGRAKLTLKAVEVAGEQVAEVRYVVFTRRPA from the coding sequence ATGACCGTATCCCGTCGGGCGCTGCTCTCGGGCGCGCTACCGCTCGTGCTCGGCGCCCAGCAGCGCCGCCCGAACATAGTCGTCATCCTGGCCGACGATCAAGGCTGGGGCGACTTGAGCATCCAAGGCAACACGAATCTATCCACGCCGAATATCGACTCGCTGGGCCGCGACGGCGCCATGTTCGACCGCTTCTTCGTCTGTCCGGTTTGCGCTCCCACCCGGGCCGAGTTTCTAACCGGGCGCTATCATGCCCGGGGCGGCGTGCGCGGCGTCTCCACCGGGCAGGAGCGGCTGAACATCGACGAAGTTACGATCGGCGACACTTTTCGCGCCGCGGGTTACTCGACCGGCGCATTCGGCAAGTGGCACAACGGATCGCAGCATCCTTATCATCCGAACGCGCGTGGCTTCGACGAATACTATGGCTTCACCGAAGGGCACTGGGGCCAATACGTCAACGCGGAGATGGATCACAACGGGAACCTGGTTCGGGGGCGGGGCTTCATCATCGACGATCTGACCGACCACGCGCTTCGGTTTGTCGACGAGAACCGCAATCGCCCATTCTTCTGCTACCTGCCGCTGAACACGCCTCACTCTCCGATGCAGGTTCCAGACCGGTTCTTCTCGAAGTTCGCTGATGCGAAGATCGGAATGCGCAATCGTGATCCGGAAAAGGAAGACCTGCCGATGACGCGCGCCGCGCTGGCGCTGTGCGAGAACATCGACTGGAACGTGGGGCGAGTGCTCAAGCAGATCGCGGATCTGGACCTCGCGCGCGATACGGTGGTGCTGTATTTCTCCGACAACGGCCCGAATAGCTGGCGCTGGAACGGCGGCATGAAAGGGCGCAAGGGATCCGTGGACGAGGGCGGCGTCCGGGTACCGATGCTCATGCGCTGGCCGGGCCATATTCGTCCGGGGGCGCGGATTCCGCAAATTTCGGCAGCGATTGACTTACTGCCCACCCTGACCGATCTCGCTGGCGTCCCGATGATCTCAAGAAAGCCGCTGGACGGGAAGAGCGTCCGCCCGCTGCTCGAGGGCAAGAGCGCGAACTGGCCGGACCGGATGATTTTCTCCCTGCAACAGAAGCGTACGAGCGTCCGTACGCAGCGATTCCGACTGGATTCGGCAGGCGCCTTGTTCGATATGGAGAAGGATCCCGGACAGACGCGCGACGCATCGGCGCAGTTCCCCGAAGATGCCGCGCGGCTGCGGACGGCCCTGGACAAATGGACGCGCGAGGTTTTGCCGTTGGTGGGCGAAGATACACGTCCGTTCCCAGTGGGTTATTCGCGAGTTACTTATCTGCCGGCGCGCGACGGCGTCCCGGCCGGCGGCATCGAGCGGAGCGCGCGTCCGCCGAACTGTTCCTACTTCACCAAGTGGACCAAGACCACCGATGCGATGACGTGGGACATTGATGTGGCGTCGGCGGGGGAATTCGACGCGGAGATCTATTACACGTGCAGAGCCGCCGATGTCGGATCCACGGTGGAGCTTTCGTTTCTCGGGGAGCGGGCGCGGGTCAAGATCGATCGCGAACACGACCCGCCGGCGGAAGGCTCCGAGTACGAGCGTGTGCCGCGCGGCGAGTCTTACGTGAAGGACTTCCGGCCGTTCCGAGTGGGAACGATGCGGCTTCCGAAGGGCCGCGCCAAACTGACGCTGAAAGCCGTGGAGGTGGCCGGTGAGCAAGTGGCCGAGGTGCGGTATGTGGTGTTCACTCGCCGTCCGGCTTGA
- a CDS encoding glycosyltransferase — MRVLIAPNEDGLGTAAWAVGLGRAFATMPAVRVRVVAVKASTAAFLARSLEGSGVEVSRLEGVEGWIELVKRRGAVDVPASRARLDRYSTYRTTYARAAAPYVAGADLVIEMGVPPLAASATVVTVLDHAWSVTMREIAGEHRALADIENDERRTRSVFLFPAPITGGEFERYWRGTGADVTVLTGVFGGGEPGIRKAVRRTLEIPSRARCVFVSGGGSGVWNGVLRRLVAASVNATDRYTVVHAPGEAAHHGLRMRKTQAAGGWSVAHCSLGRVIFIGHLHGATHSAITAAADLMVTRAGGGTVNDAIAHRVPLLLMDEPGHWQVERIRQQAEAAGIARTLPLTLFRRQPGRIAHLSRFSRERQRMASFATGGEHSLARLLVKQYGP; from the coding sequence ATGCGGGTTCTGATTGCTCCCAATGAGGACGGGCTCGGGACAGCGGCATGGGCGGTGGGGCTGGGTCGCGCATTCGCTACGATGCCGGCGGTGAGGGTGCGGGTGGTGGCGGTGAAGGCCTCCACGGCGGCGTTCCTGGCGCGGTCGCTTGAGGGGTCAGGGGTGGAAGTGTCGCGGCTCGAGGGCGTGGAGGGCTGGATCGAGCTTGTGAAGCGCCGGGGAGCGGTGGATGTTCCGGCGTCGCGCGCGAGGCTGGACCGATACTCGACTTATCGGACCACTTACGCCCGGGCGGCGGCGCCCTATGTAGCGGGGGCGGATCTGGTGATCGAAATGGGTGTGCCACCGCTCGCGGCCAGCGCCACGGTGGTTACCGTCCTTGACCATGCGTGGAGCGTCACGATGCGGGAGATCGCCGGCGAGCATCGGGCTCTGGCGGATATCGAGAACGACGAACGGCGTACGCGATCCGTGTTTCTCTTCCCCGCCCCGATCACAGGCGGCGAGTTCGAACGATACTGGCGCGGCACGGGCGCTGACGTGACGGTTCTGACGGGCGTTTTCGGCGGCGGCGAGCCGGGGATCCGGAAGGCCGTGCGGCGCACCTTGGAGATCCCGAGCCGCGCGCGATGTGTTTTCGTTTCGGGCGGCGGCAGCGGCGTGTGGAACGGGGTGCTTCGGCGGCTGGTGGCGGCCTCAGTGAACGCGACGGACCGATACACGGTGGTGCATGCCCCTGGCGAAGCGGCGCATCATGGTCTGCGGATGCGCAAAACCCAGGCCGCTGGCGGATGGAGCGTCGCGCATTGCTCTTTGGGACGGGTGATCTTCATCGGCCATCTTCATGGAGCTACGCACAGTGCGATCACCGCCGCGGCGGATCTTATGGTGACTCGCGCCGGCGGCGGCACTGTCAACGACGCGATCGCCCATCGCGTTCCGCTGCTATTGATGGACGAACCCGGCCATTGGCAAGTGGAACGGATTCGTCAACAGGCTGAGGCGGCGGGAATCGCGCGCACGCTGCCGCTGACACTGTTTCGGAGGCAGCCCGGGCGCATTGCGCACCTTTCGCGATTCAGCCGCGAGAGGCAGCGAATGGCCTCGTTCGCTACGGGTGGGGAACACTCGCTGGCGCGGCTGCTTGTGAAACAATACGGTCCATGA
- a CDS encoding PKD domain-containing protein, translated as MLLRLLLLACAALPGVALVRPGVEYKIYQFPADRIPRIDAKADDWAMVPESYSIGLDQLKETVRGFDFNYDRKNLDVRVKVGWVKGLNRLYVLYEATDDYWDFRRADRHNDIFELVVDGDLSGGPFIANFHPAAQKGGVLNNDEAYFQFHGVHAQNYHILTPAPDRDWAFVWGCQQWIKNLPWSNAAYDYNFRHGEGGKLTLEFWITPFDYAPYEGSERAVESKLWENKIIGMSWSILDYDGEDKPDYTGFWNLSHKTTMYGNADDLVAFRLMPLEPPLRKAIQARWSYQVLDFKGRRIAFHDDSDGEIRSWRWDFGDGSTSNEASPIHAYSKAGEYVVTLYIEGPAGKSQWTKVRDVAVP; from the coding sequence ATGCTCCTGCGATTGCTCCTTCTGGCTTGCGCGGCTCTTCCTGGCGTGGCGCTTGTGCGCCCCGGCGTCGAGTACAAGATCTATCAGTTTCCCGCCGACCGGATTCCACGGATCGACGCGAAGGCCGATGACTGGGCGATGGTCCCGGAAAGTTACTCGATCGGATTGGATCAACTGAAAGAGACCGTCCGCGGGTTTGATTTCAATTACGACCGGAAGAATCTCGATGTGAGGGTGAAGGTTGGCTGGGTGAAGGGGCTCAACCGCCTGTATGTTCTCTACGAGGCCACGGACGACTACTGGGATTTCCGCCGGGCGGACCGCCACAACGATATCTTCGAGCTGGTGGTGGACGGGGATCTTTCGGGCGGTCCGTTCATCGCCAACTTCCACCCGGCGGCGCAGAAGGGCGGGGTGTTGAACAACGATGAGGCGTACTTTCAATTTCACGGGGTCCACGCGCAGAACTATCACATTCTGACGCCGGCGCCGGATCGCGATTGGGCGTTCGTGTGGGGGTGCCAGCAGTGGATCAAGAATCTACCGTGGTCCAACGCGGCTTACGATTACAACTTCCGGCACGGCGAAGGAGGTAAATTGACGCTGGAGTTTTGGATTACTCCGTTCGACTATGCTCCGTACGAAGGCAGTGAGCGGGCAGTGGAGTCGAAGTTATGGGAGAACAAGATTATTGGGATGTCTTGGTCGATTTTGGACTATGACGGTGAAGACAAGCCGGACTATACCGGTTTCTGGAACCTCTCCCACAAGACGACGATGTACGGCAACGCCGATGACCTGGTGGCGTTCCGGCTCATGCCGCTCGAACCGCCGCTCCGGAAGGCGATCCAGGCCCGGTGGTCGTACCAGGTCCTTGACTTCAAGGGACGCCGGATTGCTTTTCACGACGATTCGGACGGCGAGATCCGGAGTTGGAGGTGGGACTTCGGCGACGGCTCCACTTCGAACGAGGCCTCGCCGATCCATGCGTACTCGAAGGCCGGCGAGTACGTAGTTACGCTGTATATTGAGGGGCCCGCCGGGAAGTCACAGTGGACCAAGGTCCGCGACGTTGCCGTTCCTTGA
- a CDS encoding aldo/keto reductase, giving the protein METRLALGTVELGLDYGFRGSAHYRAPTRADAIRVVHAALERGITLIDTAPAYGDAEGIIGEALAGRGASLRIATKVTVTESCGDIRKSVEASLRALRMERVWLLQVHNATLQVLERPGVVKALVAIREAGLVERVGASTYGEPAALAALSNAEIGVLQVPYNILDQQLARRVFPAAGARGVAVLARSAFLRGVLTPRIAEAPGELAPLRDVAYRAYAAAGVGEADYAAFALRYCLSNANVDAVIVGVRSEMEVDAAVDAARQGPLSDGLVRRLDEFSMSDHPLITPQSWTNLI; this is encoded by the coding sequence GTGGAGACGCGGCTTGCGCTTGGCACCGTTGAGCTGGGACTCGACTATGGCTTTCGTGGGAGTGCGCACTACCGGGCGCCAACGCGAGCGGACGCGATTCGCGTGGTTCACGCGGCGCTCGAACGCGGGATCACGCTGATCGATACGGCACCGGCATACGGCGACGCAGAGGGGATCATCGGCGAGGCGCTGGCGGGACGCGGCGCAAGCCTTCGTATCGCAACCAAAGTGACCGTGACCGAATCATGCGGGGATATTCGGAAGTCCGTGGAGGCGAGCCTGCGGGCGCTGCGGATGGAGCGCGTCTGGCTGCTGCAGGTGCATAACGCGACCTTGCAGGTTCTGGAGCGCCCCGGTGTGGTCAAGGCGCTGGTTGCGATTCGGGAGGCGGGTCTCGTTGAGCGCGTCGGCGCCAGCACGTATGGCGAACCGGCCGCTCTGGCCGCGTTGTCGAACGCGGAGATCGGCGTGCTGCAGGTTCCTTACAATATTCTCGATCAACAGCTCGCGCGGCGGGTGTTTCCGGCAGCAGGCGCGCGCGGTGTGGCCGTGCTGGCGCGGTCCGCGTTTCTGCGCGGCGTGCTGACTCCGCGGATCGCGGAGGCTCCGGGAGAACTTGCGCCGCTCCGGGACGTGGCGTATCGGGCATACGCGGCGGCGGGCGTAGGGGAAGCCGACTACGCGGCGTTCGCATTGCGCTATTGCCTTTCCAATGCCAACGTCGACGCGGTGATTGTCGGGGTGCGCAGCGAGATGGAAGTGGACGCGGCGGTCGACGCGGCCCGGCAGGGTCCGCTCAGTGACGGACTGGTCCGGCGGCTGGACGAATTCTCGATGAGCGATCATCCGCTGATCACGCCGCAGAGCTGGACCAATCTGATTTAG
- the glpK gene encoding glycerol kinase GlpK: MPYILALDEGTTSARAILYDRTGQRVAMESTHVECAFPAEGWVEQDPEQIWAAQLDAARRTLQRAGVKASEVAAIGITNQRETTIVWDRETGKAVAPAIVWQCRRTAPFCAELARSSRAATIASRTGLVIDAYFSGSKIRWILDNVRGVAGRDLLFGTVDTWLIWKLTGGRVHATDPSNASRTMLYSLRDGAWDSELASILAVPTSMLPRVMPSCGVFGEAAAEHFGAPIPIAGVAGDQQAALFGQACFREGLSKNTYGTGCFALMHTGGSAPESGHRLVTTRAASADGSPQFAIEGSVFVAGAAVQWVRDQLGLIRSAAESEKVAASAPNNGGVYMVPAFVGLGAPHWAMDARGVITGLTRGSTGAHIVRAALESIAYQTRELVEAMEADSGSALSELRVDGGATANDFLMQFQADILGKPIVRPADIETTALGAAYLAGLATGYWSSPAEVESFWKVDRRFEPAMPESERTSLYAGWKDAVARCLAT; the protein is encoded by the coding sequence ATGCCTTACATACTAGCTCTTGATGAGGGAACCACTAGCGCGCGGGCAATCCTTTACGACCGTACCGGCCAGCGCGTCGCCATGGAGTCGACTCACGTGGAATGCGCCTTCCCGGCCGAAGGCTGGGTCGAGCAGGACCCCGAGCAGATATGGGCCGCCCAGCTCGATGCGGCTCGTCGCACGCTTCAACGCGCCGGCGTCAAGGCGTCGGAGGTGGCCGCCATCGGCATCACCAACCAGCGCGAAACCACCATCGTTTGGGACCGCGAAACCGGTAAGGCCGTCGCGCCGGCGATCGTCTGGCAGTGCCGCCGGACCGCTCCGTTCTGCGCCGAACTCGCCCGGTCCTCCCGCGCCGCCACCATCGCCTCCCGCACCGGCCTTGTCATCGACGCCTATTTCTCCGGCAGCAAGATTCGCTGGATTCTCGACAACGTCCGAGGCGTGGCCGGGCGTGACCTGTTGTTCGGCACTGTCGACACCTGGCTCATCTGGAAGCTGACAGGCGGTCGCGTCCACGCCACCGATCCCTCGAACGCCTCCCGCACAATGCTCTACAGCCTCCGGGACGGAGCCTGGGATTCCGAACTCGCCTCCATCCTCGCCGTGCCCACCTCCATGCTGCCGCGCGTGATGCCCTCGTGTGGCGTGTTCGGCGAGGCCGCCGCTGAGCATTTCGGCGCTCCCATCCCGATCGCCGGTGTCGCCGGAGATCAGCAGGCGGCTCTCTTCGGCCAGGCGTGCTTCCGCGAAGGCCTCTCGAAGAACACCTACGGCACCGGTTGTTTCGCGCTCATGCATACGGGCGGCAGCGCGCCCGAATCCGGCCACCGGCTCGTGACGACGCGGGCGGCTTCGGCCGATGGCTCGCCGCAGTTCGCCATCGAAGGCAGCGTCTTCGTCGCGGGCGCCGCCGTGCAGTGGGTGCGTGACCAGTTGGGACTGATCCGGTCCGCCGCCGAATCGGAGAAGGTGGCGGCGTCGGCGCCGAACAATGGCGGCGTCTATATGGTGCCGGCGTTCGTCGGTCTCGGCGCGCCGCACTGGGCCATGGACGCCCGCGGCGTAATCACCGGCTTGACGCGCGGGTCCACGGGCGCCCACATCGTTCGCGCCGCGCTCGAGTCCATCGCCTACCAGACCCGCGAACTCGTCGAGGCGATGGAGGCGGACTCCGGCTCCGCCCTCAGTGAATTGCGCGTCGATGGTGGCGCCACCGCGAACGATTTCCTCATGCAGTTCCAGGCCGACATCCTCGGCAAACCCATCGTCCGCCCCGCCGACATCGAGACAACCGCGCTCGGCGCCGCCTACCTCGCCGGACTCGCCACCGGCTACTGGAGCTCGCCCGCCGAAGTCGAGTCGTTCTGGAAAGTCGACCGGCGGTTCGAGCCGGCGATGCCGGAGTCCGAACGCACATCGCTATACGCCGGCTGGAAGGATGCCGTCGCCCGCTGTTTGGCGACGTAG
- a CDS encoding amidohydrolase/deacetylase family metallohydrolase, which translates to MRAFLLFLAAAGAAVHAQQYDLLIKGGHLIDPRNNIDAVRDVAIKDGKIARVAADIPASEARQVANAAGLYVTPGLVDIHVHVYAGTGMAGVYTGDLSVYPDGFTFRSGVTTVVDAGTSGWRNFPDFKQRVIDRSRTRVLAMLNIAGLGMQGKNEGDSGDMAPEPVANMARQYASTIVGVKTAHYPHKDWTAVENAVKAGTAANIPVMVDFGTNHPERPISELFASKLRPGDIYTHAFSGLRNEMLPDGTLNPAMEAGRKRGIIFDVGHGGGSFFWPVASAAYKANFPPDTISTDLHTGSMNAGMKSMINVMSKILNEGTPLAKVIAMSTWRPAQVIKRTELGHLSEGAEADVVVIRVEKGGFGYLDSRGTRKDGAQRLTAELTVRGGRVMWDLNGIAAEDWQTYYKREGISGRRRGRSKQ; encoded by the coding sequence ATGCGTGCGTTCCTTCTATTTCTGGCGGCCGCCGGCGCGGCGGTGCATGCCCAACAATACGATTTGCTGATCAAGGGCGGGCATTTGATCGACCCGCGAAACAATATCGACGCGGTGCGCGACGTGGCGATCAAGGACGGCAAGATCGCGAGGGTGGCCGCCGATATTCCGGCGTCCGAGGCGCGCCAGGTGGCCAACGCCGCCGGGCTCTACGTGACGCCGGGTCTGGTTGACATTCACGTTCACGTCTATGCCGGGACGGGCATGGCAGGCGTCTACACGGGCGATCTCTCTGTGTACCCGGACGGCTTCACGTTCCGCAGCGGCGTAACGACCGTGGTGGACGCGGGGACCTCCGGGTGGCGCAATTTTCCCGACTTCAAGCAGAGGGTGATCGATCGATCGCGGACGCGTGTGCTAGCCATGCTCAACATAGCCGGCCTGGGCATGCAGGGGAAGAACGAAGGAGACTCAGGCGACATGGCGCCGGAACCGGTGGCCAACATGGCACGGCAGTATGCGTCCACGATCGTCGGCGTAAAGACCGCGCACTACCCGCATAAGGATTGGACGGCGGTGGAGAACGCCGTGAAGGCCGGCACGGCGGCGAACATTCCGGTGATGGTGGACTTCGGGACGAATCACCCGGAGCGGCCGATTTCGGAGCTGTTCGCATCCAAGCTCCGGCCGGGCGATATCTACACGCACGCCTTCTCCGGCCTGCGCAACGAAATGCTTCCGGACGGGACCTTGAACCCAGCGATGGAGGCGGGGCGGAAGCGCGGCATCATCTTCGACGTCGGCCACGGCGGCGGGAGCTTCTTCTGGCCGGTGGCGTCGGCCGCGTACAAAGCGAACTTTCCGCCGGACACGATCTCAACGGACCTGCATACGGGCTCGATGAACGCGGGCATGAAGAGCATGATCAACGTGATGTCGAAGATCCTCAACGAGGGGACGCCACTGGCGAAAGTGATCGCGATGTCGACGTGGCGTCCGGCCCAGGTGATCAAGCGGACCGAACTGGGGCACTTGAGCGAAGGGGCCGAGGCCGATGTGGTGGTGATCCGTGTGGAGAAGGGCGGGTTCGGTTACCTCGATTCGCGCGGCACGAGGAAGGACGGCGCGCAGCGGCTGACGGCGGAACTCACGGTCCGGGGCGGCCGCGTGATGTGGGACCTGAACGGCATCGCGGCCGAGGATTGGCAGACCTACTACAAGCGCGAGGGAATTTCCGGGCGGCGGCGCGGGCGGTCCAAGCAGTAG
- a CDS encoding RDD family protein: MARPAPEIYPTARRANAYVSTSAVAHAVSPSVRDQSFALMEQTPTPQSTPRAPFQPALFTTREIGRVVPIEFYQKTETAVPRPQRTSPSVRARHQNDTRDLAELQQQAFDFQTVPAVTARTSPGPVSRKTPVAVPVHRLLAGALDASMIAVGVALMALAVHLAVGLSFLGGLWPAALAGTAGFVALLYKLLWICAETESPGLRWVQLRLVNFDGKSPSRRQRLERFGWSGVSFAAGCLGLLWSLVDEESLTWHDHSSKTFLTCFTSPAR; the protein is encoded by the coding sequence GTGGCACGGCCGGCTCCTGAGATCTACCCGACGGCGCGAAGAGCGAATGCTTACGTTTCGACGTCGGCGGTGGCCCACGCGGTTTCGCCTTCCGTTCGCGACCAGTCGTTCGCGCTCATGGAGCAGACTCCCACTCCGCAGAGCACCCCACGGGCGCCATTCCAGCCGGCGCTGTTCACCACTCGCGAAATCGGGCGCGTCGTGCCCATCGAATTCTACCAGAAGACTGAGACCGCGGTTCCGCGCCCGCAGCGTACGTCGCCGTCGGTCCGCGCTCGTCATCAGAACGACACTCGGGACCTAGCGGAGCTGCAGCAGCAGGCGTTCGATTTTCAGACCGTGCCGGCTGTGACGGCGCGAACGTCGCCGGGGCCGGTGTCGCGAAAGACGCCAGTGGCGGTTCCGGTGCACCGGCTCCTGGCAGGCGCGCTCGACGCGTCGATGATCGCAGTGGGGGTGGCGTTGATGGCGCTGGCGGTCCACCTGGCGGTGGGCCTTTCGTTCCTGGGCGGGCTGTGGCCGGCGGCTCTTGCCGGAACGGCCGGGTTCGTCGCCTTGCTTTACAAGCTTCTCTGGATCTGCGCCGAGACGGAATCGCCGGGCCTTCGTTGGGTGCAATTGCGCCTCGTAAACTTCGACGGGAAGTCGCCGAGCAGGCGGCAGCGGCTCGAGCGGTTCGGGTGGTCCGGCGTGAGCTTCGCGGCCGGATGTCTCGGCCTGTTGTGGTCGTTGGTGGACGAGGAGTCGCTCACCTGGCACGACCATTCTTCGAAGACGTTCCTGACCTGTTTTACCAGTCCGGCACGCTAG
- the lptD gene encoding LPS assembly protein LptD: MLYVRAQDQFAEGAWTYLRSSASIETSDFILRADEIDYNQETGYAEGRGDVRFQSFERGEEIQAERVEYFLREQKGRFYHLRGSSPPKVDYRPGLLMSSAPFVFEGTWAERIGGRYILHDGYITNCRTPRPWWRLQGSQFDIVPGERAIASNSRFVLKRMPLFFTPWFYKSLADEPRRSGLLMPNIGNSSRRGRMVGVGYFWAINRWSDLTYRTQLFTARGFAHHVDFRAKPNQNTDLDMIFYGVNDRGLLLDDGSRLKQGGYLFSFRGKSELPFGFHARSEINYLSSFVFRQSFTESFNEAVFSEVRSIGFATKQWSTYSLDLVFERSENYQSTEPGDRIVIRRLPIVEFRGRDRKVRKDLPIWVSLESSAGFLRRNQPLFQTRQFVDRIDFAPRVMTAFRWKGFSLLPAFSIRETHYGSSQLNRQVSGNGVTRSSSEVSADLIMPSLARVFAKPPKFLGEKLKHVIEPRASFRKVSGIGNFDEFVRFDDTELLSNTTEIDYSLTNRLYTKTGSTVREIASWQLWQKRYLDPDFGGALIDGGRNVLRTQTEMTAFSFIDQSRRFSPVVSVFRVSPVPAFQVDWRSDYDPTRSRIVNSSLIGSWRRDKLVISAGHSHVRSIPSRFDPDLDRYTGLSPNANQFIGLIGWGSQNRRGWSAGFQSVYDFRTSQLQFATTQVSYNSECCGISVQYRRFGFGTRNENQFRVAFAVANIGSFGTLRRQESIF; the protein is encoded by the coding sequence GTGCTCTACGTCCGCGCCCAGGATCAGTTCGCCGAAGGCGCCTGGACCTACCTCCGCTCTAGCGCCTCCATCGAAACCAGCGATTTCATTCTCCGCGCCGATGAGATTGATTACAACCAGGAGACTGGCTACGCCGAAGGCCGCGGCGACGTCCGATTCCAGAGCTTCGAACGTGGCGAGGAGATCCAGGCCGAACGTGTCGAATACTTCCTTCGGGAGCAGAAGGGGCGCTTTTACCACTTGCGGGGTAGCTCACCCCCTAAAGTGGACTACCGCCCCGGCCTCCTGATGTCCTCCGCGCCGTTCGTTTTTGAGGGTACATGGGCGGAACGCATCGGGGGGAGGTACATCCTCCACGACGGCTACATCACCAACTGCCGGACTCCCAGGCCCTGGTGGCGCCTGCAGGGCTCCCAGTTCGACATTGTGCCCGGCGAACGCGCCATCGCCTCCAACTCCAGGTTCGTCTTGAAGCGCATGCCGCTCTTCTTCACCCCTTGGTTCTACAAGTCCCTCGCCGATGAACCGCGCCGCAGCGGTCTCCTGATGCCCAACATCGGCAACAGTTCCCGCCGCGGCCGCATGGTCGGCGTCGGCTACTTCTGGGCCATCAACCGCTGGTCAGACCTCACGTACCGCACGCAGCTGTTTACGGCCCGTGGCTTCGCCCATCACGTTGACTTTCGCGCTAAACCAAATCAAAACACAGATCTTGATATGATCTTCTACGGCGTCAACGATCGCGGCCTCCTCCTTGACGACGGCTCCCGCCTCAAGCAGGGTGGATACCTGTTCTCATTCCGCGGCAAATCCGAACTCCCATTCGGCTTTCACGCCAGGAGCGAGATAAACTACTTAAGTTCATTTGTTTTCCGTCAAAGTTTCACGGAAAGCTTCAATGAAGCTGTCTTTTCGGAGGTCCGCTCCATCGGTTTCGCCACGAAACAGTGGTCTACCTACTCCCTCGACCTCGTTTTCGAACGGAGCGAGAACTACCAGTCCACCGAGCCCGGCGACCGCATCGTCATCCGCCGCCTCCCGATCGTCGAGTTCCGCGGTCGCGACCGCAAGGTCCGCAAGGATCTCCCGATCTGGGTCTCGCTCGAGTCCTCCGCCGGCTTCCTGCGCCGCAATCAGCCCCTGTTCCAAACGCGCCAGTTCGTGGACCGCATCGACTTCGCCCCGCGCGTGATGACCGCTTTTCGCTGGAAAGGATTCTCCCTCCTGCCGGCATTCTCGATCCGCGAGACCCACTACGGGTCCAGCCAGCTCAACCGGCAAGTGAGCGGTAACGGCGTAACTCGCTCTAGTAGTGAAGTTTCCGCCGACCTGATCATGCCGTCGTTGGCCCGTGTCTTTGCTAAACCGCCGAAGTTCCTCGGCGAGAAACTGAAACACGTGATTGAACCTCGCGCGAGCTTCCGCAAGGTCTCCGGAATCGGCAACTTCGACGAGTTCGTCCGTTTCGATGACACCGAACTGCTGAGCAATACCACGGAGATCGACTACTCCCTCACCAACCGCCTCTACACCAAGACCGGTTCCACCGTCCGCGAAATCGCGAGCTGGCAATTGTGGCAAAAGCGCTACCTCGATCCCGACTTCGGCGGCGCACTCATCGACGGTGGACGCAACGTCCTCCGCACCCAAACCGAGATGACGGCGTTCAGCTTCATTGACCAGTCGCGGCGCTTCTCGCCCGTCGTCTCCGTGTTCCGGGTCAGCCCCGTGCCGGCCTTCCAGGTCGACTGGCGCAGCGACTACGACCCCACCCGCAGCCGCATCGTCAACTCGTCCCTAATCGGGAGCTGGCGCCGTGACAAACTCGTCATCTCCGCCGGCCATTCCCACGTCCGCAGCATACCCTCCCGCTTCGACCCCGACCTCGACCGCTACACCGGCCTCTCGCCGAACGCGAATCAGTTCATCGGACTCATCGGCTGGGGCAGTCAGAACCGCCGCGGCTGGAGCGCCGGCTTCCAGTCGGTCTACGATTTCCGGACCTCCCAGTTGCAATTTGCCACCACCCAGGTCTCCTACAACAGCGAGTGCTGCGGAATCAGCGTGCAGTACCGCCGATTCGGCTTCGGCACCAGGAACGAGAATCAGTTCCGCGTAGCGTTCGCCGTCGCCAACATCGGTTCGTTCGGAACCCTTCGCCGCCAGGAAAGCATCTTCTAG